One window from the genome of Epinephelus fuscoguttatus linkage group LG3, E.fuscoguttatus.final_Chr_v1 encodes:
- the LOC125886463 gene encoding D(1) dopamine receptor-like — protein sequence MNNTTGLVPVAAGSREELPAHRALTGCILALLIIWTLFGNFTVCAAVCRFRHLRAKVTNIFIVSLALSDLLVAVLVMPWKAVAEVAGFWPFGGFCKTWLACDIMCSTASILNLCVISVDRYWAISSPFLYERSMNRKVASVMIGVTWTVSVVISFVPVQLNWHRAEMDDPAGEDLALHDKSVDGSCDSSLSRTYAISSSLISFYIPVAIMIVTYTRIYRIAQMQIRMISSLERAAVHAQSCRLDAPELYPHLCTEIGASSYQSQIDLHPDSQRSNRELTVSIRKETKVLKTLSIIMGVFVCCWLPFFVLNCALPFCPGPGAPGAQRGPHCVSEKTFDVFVWIGWSNSSLNPVIYAFNADFRDAFLRLLRCRGGGCCAAVSAVVETVMASNEAGHLQQESPLNVRLAVSCAMTTRGSEDSGNTTVTLFCHGGTSSELVTDTEESNDKDRLTQIPI from the coding sequence ATGAATAACACAACCGGCTTGGTACCGGTAGCAGCTGGCAGTCGGGAGGAGTTACCGGCGCACCGAGCTTTAACGGGCTGCATCCTGGCGCTGCTTATCATTTGGACGCTTTTCGGCAACTTCACGGTGTGCGCAGCCGTTTGTCGCTTCCGGCACCTGCGCGCCAAAGTAACCAACATCTTCATCGTGTCCCTGGCTCTGTCAGACCTCCTGGTCGCCGTGCTGGTGATGCCGTGGAAAGCTGTGGCTGAGGTGGCTGGTTTCTGGCCGTTTGGAGGGTTCTGTAAGACCTGGCTGGCCTGCGACATCATGTGCTCCACGGCCTCCATCCTCAACCTGTGCGTCATTAGTGTGGACCGATACTGGGCCATCTCCAGCCCTTTTCTCTACGAGAGGAGTATGAACAGGAAGGTAGCGTCTGTTATGATCGGCGTGACTTGGACAGTGTCGGTGGTCATTTCCTTTGTACCCGTGCAGCTGAACTGGCACCGGGCGGAGATGGATGATCCGGCTGGGGAGGATTTGGCGCTTCACGATAAGAGTGTTGATGGGAGCTGTGACTCCAGCCTGAGCCGCACTTATGCCATCTCCTCGTCCCTCATCAGCTTCTACATCCCCGTGGCTATCATGATAGTCACATATACCCGTATCTACCGGATAGCCCAGATGCAGATCCGGATGATATCCTCCCTGGAGCGGGCGGCGGTGCACGCGCAGAGTTGCCGCTTGGACGCACCTGAACTATATCCTCACCTGTGCACGGAAATCGGTGCCAGCTCATATCAGTCTCAAATCGATCTTCATCCTGATTCTCAGCGCTCTAATCGGGAGCTCACAGTCTCCATCAGAAAAGAGACCAAAGTCCTCAAAACTCTGAGCATCATCATGGGTGTTTTTGTCTGCTGCTGGTTGCCGTTCTTTGTCCTGAACTGCGCTCTGCCCTTCTGTCCCGGACCAGGGGCACCGGGGGCCCAGCGGGGTCCTCACTGCGTCAGCGAGAAAACCTTCGATGTGTTCGTGTGGATCGGCTGGAGCAACTCATCCCTTAACCCGGTCATCTATGCGTTTAACGCGGACTTCAGAGACGCATTCCTGCGCCTGTTGCGCTGCCGCGGAGGAGGCTGCTGCGCCGCGGTGAGCGCAGTAGTGGAGACGGTGATGGCGAGCAACGAGGCCGGACACCTGCAGCAGGAGAGCCCGCTCAACGTGAGGCTGGCCGTCTCCTGTGCCATGACCACCAGGGGAAGCGAGGACAGTGGGAACACAACGGTGACTTTGTTTTGTCACGGTGGGACAAGCTCGGAGCTGGTGACGGACACTGAGGAAAGTAACGACAAAGACAGACTGACGCAGATACCTATATAA